A genomic stretch from Croceibacterium aestuarii includes:
- a CDS encoding bile acid:sodium symporter family protein, translated as MIRAITANFALMTLAGAALAWFQPALFTWMTDGSITLAGQSLLSVALGVIMLAMGLTLTFADYRALAHMPKALAIGVVAQFTIMPLTGFAVARALGLEQGLAVGLILVACCPGGTASNIVAYLARGNLALSVAMTMTSTLVAVVATPLLTGALAGTYVDIDRWALFRDMLAIVLVPVVVGTLISEFLPGFARRVGDWLPLVAAVLVVLIVGGIVGGAKDLIRENARQLLLATFLLHAFGFALGHVAARVFGLGPIEQRTVSIEVGMQNSGLGSGLAKAPAFAAQFPDAVQAALAPVPAALSAVWHVIIGSLLAGWWNSRAEP; from the coding sequence GATGACGCTGGCCGGCGCTGCGCTCGCATGGTTCCAGCCTGCGCTCTTCACGTGGATGACCGACGGCTCGATAACGCTGGCCGGGCAGTCGCTGCTCTCGGTCGCGCTCGGCGTGATCATGCTGGCGATGGGGCTGACGCTGACCTTTGCCGACTACCGCGCGCTGGCGCACATGCCCAAGGCGCTGGCGATCGGCGTCGTGGCCCAGTTCACGATCATGCCGCTGACCGGTTTCGCCGTGGCCCGCGCGCTGGGGCTCGAGCAGGGCCTCGCGGTGGGCCTGATCCTGGTCGCCTGCTGCCCCGGCGGAACCGCCTCGAACATCGTCGCCTATCTGGCGCGGGGCAATCTCGCGCTGTCGGTGGCCATGACCATGACCTCGACGCTGGTGGCGGTGGTGGCGACCCCCTTGCTCACCGGCGCCCTCGCCGGGACCTATGTCGATATCGACCGCTGGGCGCTGTTCCGCGACATGTTGGCCATCGTGCTGGTCCCGGTCGTGGTGGGCACATTGATCAGCGAATTCCTGCCCGGGTTCGCGAGGCGCGTGGGCGACTGGTTGCCGCTCGTCGCCGCGGTGCTCGTCGTGCTGATCGTCGGCGGCATCGTCGGCGGGGCCAAGGACCTGATCCGCGAGAACGCTCGGCAACTGCTGCTGGCGACTTTCCTGCTCCACGCCTTCGGCTTTGCGCTGGGCCACGTGGCGGCGCGGGTGTTCGGGCTGGGTCCGATCGAACAGCGCACGGTGTCGATCGAGGTCGGAATGCAGAACTCGGGACTTGGCTCGGGGCTCGCCAAGGCGCCGGCCTTCGCCGCGCAGTTTCCCGACGCGGTGCAGGCCGCGCTCGCCCCGGTTCCCGCGGCGCTCTCGGCTGTGTGGCACGTGATCATCGGCAGCCTGCTCGCCGGCTGGTGGAACAGCCGGGCCGAACCCTAG